TGGTCGACAGTCATATCAACAGTTACATCAGGTTCAAACTGACGATCACGGAAGATCACCCTACGATCAAGCCATACCAGGAAGAGCGATGGGCGGAATTGGGTGATGGTAAGCAGGCTCCGATCGAGGTTTCGCTTCCTTTGTTGGAAGCGCTTCATCGGCGATGGGTGTATTTCCTCAAGACGATGGCTGAGGATGATTGGAAGCGCAAGTACTATCATCCGGAATCGAAACGCGATTTTGATCTGGAGGAGGCATTGGCGATGTATGCCTGGCATTGCGAACACCATCTCGCGCATATACGGCAACTGAAACAGCGTTTACAATGGGCATGATCATTCGGAACGCGCAACTGATTGTTACATTGTTCGTCGCGTGCTTACTCGTTTCTGAAGCGAACGCGCAACTCAATCAGGTAGACCCGGATAAGGCCGGCGAGCAGTTGAAGACGTATTTTTTCGTCATGCTGGTCAAGGGCCCGAACAGGACCCAGGATTCGGCAACAGTGGTGCAAATGCAACGCGGTCACCTCGAGAACATGGATCGCATGGCCAAAGAGGGTAAACTCGATATCGCAGGTCCCTTTGCCACGGACATCGACTGGCGCGGAATCCTGATCTTCAATATGGATTCAGAGGAGGCGGTCAGGAAAGAACTGGAACTGGACCCCATGATCCAGGCCGGCAGGCTGAGTTACCTGATTCATCCCTGGATGTCCATGAAGGGCGCGGTCTTGCGGTAGGATTTCCCTTAACCTTTTTTAAGAACGGGAGGCCAACTTTTTCCCGTTCTTGCAGTAGAAAACCAGTCGGCCGCCGACCGGCCCGACAATTCCTTTCTTATGCCTATCTGGAAAATCGTCACCATGCGCTGGAAGCGGATCACCCTCATCCTGGTCGTTGTTTCTGCCGGCTTCCTTTCCTTCCGCGCAGCCGAAGACTACTATTTCGAGGTCAGCAAGAACCTCGACATTTTCACCACGCTCTTTCGCGACGTGAATACGTATTACGTGGATAGTGTACAACCCGGGGATTTGATGAAAAAGGGGATCGACGCGATGTTGCGTACACTCGATCCCTATACGGTTTTCATCCCGGAAAGCGATGTGGAAGATTATCGAATGACCCACATCTCGGCTGAATACGGCGGGATCGGTGCGCTGGTACATGAACGCGACGGTGCCATCGAAGTCAGTGAGGTGTATGAAGGTTTCCCGGCGCAAAAAGCCGGCATACAGGTGGGCGATCATATCCTCTCCGTCAATGGCATGTCGACTACCGGTCGGAAGGTGGACGATGTGACCGAAGTGATGAAGGGCCAGAAAGGCACATCGGTCAGGCTTTCACTGCAACGCGAAGGCGTGGCGCAGCCGTTCGAGAAAGTCATTGTGCGCGACGAGATCAAGTTCAAGAACGTGCCTTATTTCGGCAAGATCAGTGATAAAGTCGGTTACATCCGGCTGACCCAGTTCCTTGAAAATTCCGCTGCCGAGGTGCGCGAAGCCCTGGTCACGCTTAAACAAGACTCGGGTTTGCAGGCAGTGGTACTTGACCTGCGCGGCAATGGCGGCGGATTGCTGAAAGAGGCGGTGGACATCGTCAACTTGTTCGTTGACAAAGGACAAAAGATCGTTTCCCAGAAGGGAAAAGTCCGGGAGATGAACATCGAGTATACGGCCAACAAGACTGCTGTCGATACAGTCATCCGCGTGGCGGTACTCGTTGACCGCGGTTCCGCATCGGCTTCGGAGATCGTGACCGGCGCCATTCAGGAACTCGATCGGGGAGTGGTCATCGGGCAACGAAGCTTCGGTAAGGGATTGGTACAGCAAACGTATCCGCTTTCCTACAATTCGTTGTTGAAAGTCACCATCGCGAAATACTACACGCCATCCGGACGTTGCATCCAGGCACTCGACTATAGTCATCGAAGCGCGGAGGGCGTCGTGAACAAGGTGGCGGATACGCTCATCAACGAATTCCGTACGCGGAATGGTCGTTCGGTCTTCGACGGCAGCGGTGTTTATCCGGACGTCTATACGGATCCTACCTATTACAGTCCGCTCGCCGTAGCCCTGATCAACAATTTCGTTTTCTTCGACTACGCGAACAAATACTTCCGCGAGCACGCGTCGATTGCTCCCGCGAAGGAATTTCGTCTGACCGATTCGGAGTACGAGGACTTTGTTCGATTCGTACAGACCCGGAAATACGACTATACCGACAAGAGCGAACGAAAGCTGGAGGAACTCGCCAAGGCTTTAGAGCACGACAAGCACCTGGATGCCGTTCAGGGAGCCTACGATCAACTGAAACGGCAACTGGCGGATTACAAGAAGAACGATCTGAATAACCACAGGACTGAGATCAAGGA
This genomic stretch from Bacteroidota bacterium harbors:
- the bstA gene encoding bacillithiol transferase BstA, with the protein product METIEIMRFPIGRFSTPSECTPELRKEWIRIISVTPERLRLLVEGLTDQQLDTPYRDGGWTVRQVVHHLVDSHINSYIRFKLTITEDHPTIKPYQEERWAELGDGKQAPIEVSLPLLEALHRRWVYFLKTMAEDDWKRKYYHPESKRDFDLEEALAMYAWHCEHHLAHIRQLKQRLQWA
- a CDS encoding S41 family peptidase, whose translation is MPIWKIVTMRWKRITLILVVVSAGFLSFRAAEDYYFEVSKNLDIFTTLFRDVNTYYVDSVQPGDLMKKGIDAMLRTLDPYTVFIPESDVEDYRMTHISAEYGGIGALVHERDGAIEVSEVYEGFPAQKAGIQVGDHILSVNGMSTTGRKVDDVTEVMKGQKGTSVRLSLQREGVAQPFEKVIVRDEIKFKNVPYFGKISDKVGYIRLTQFLENSAAEVREALVTLKQDSGLQAVVLDLRGNGGGLLKEAVDIVNLFVDKGQKIVSQKGKVREMNIEYTANKTAVDTVIRVAVLVDRGSASASEIVTGAIQELDRGVVIGQRSFGKGLVQQTYPLSYNSLLKVTIAKYYTPSGRCIQALDYSHRSAEGVVNKVADTLINEFRTRNGRSVFDGSGVYPDVYTDPTYYSPLAVALINNFVFFDYANKYFREHASIAPAKEFRLTDSEYEDFVRFVQTRKYDYTDKSERKLEELAKALEHDKHLDAVQGAYDQLKRQLADYKKNDLNNHRTEIKEILEEEIAARYYYQRGRTEADFKYDQEMKKAIEVLMNPVQVASILRGDGPYKVIGKPGSEAYAKAVQERQENEEGDN